A window of Microbispora hainanensis genomic DNA:
TGCCGGCCATCTGGGCCGGTGGTCATGTCGCAGTACGTCAGCGCCTCGGCCAGCTCCGGCCGCTCCTGGGCGAACTCAGCGTTGAGCACGTCGAGCAGGCCGCGTTCAGCGGCCTCGTTGACCGCGCAGGAGTGATGGGCGACCAGGCGGCACAGCCGCTCGTCGGCGCCCGCCACATCGCGCAGGTAGCGGGCGCCGTCGAGGGGGTGAAACCCAGTGTCGACCAGCTCAGGGGAGTAGCCGATGTCATGGAGATAGGCAGCGGCGGTCAGCGCGTCGGCCTCGTCGCCGAGGATCGGGGCCAGCGACACGGCGCGCGCCGCCACCCCTTTCGTGTGCGCCCAGCGGCGGGGCAGCGCCTTGGCAAGGAGTCGTTCGGCCAGGTCCCGCGCCCACGCAGCTTGTCCCACGAGACAGACGATAGGCGCACCCGCCCCCGCAAGACCTAGGGCACCAACCCAGACGTCCTAGGACGTCCTACTCATCGGAGCGGACGAACCGACCCTTGCCCTGCCGGGACACGATCAGCCCTTCGCGCTCCAGCTCCGCGAACGCCTGCCGTACGGTGTTGCGCGACGCCTCGTACAGCCAGCGAAGTTCCGCTTCGCTGGGCAGCAGGTCTCCGGGGCCGAGGTCGCCCCGCTCGATCCGCCGCCGCAACTCGCGGGCGATGAGCTGATACCGGTAGGAGGCATCGACCGGAGCGTCAGCGCCTTGCACAAGCCGCCCCTTCGACGGGACAGTCACGATCAACCCCTCCGCCTCTAAGGCCCGCAATGCGCGTCGTACCGTATTGCGGGCAACGCGGAACTCCGCCGTCAGAGCGGTCTCCGAGGGCAGCGCCCTCCCCACCGGATAGACGCCCGTCGTGATCCGTTCGCGCAGCCGCTCAGCCAGCTTGCCGGAGACTCGCTGCCCCGTCAGCCACGCCTTGCGCCGTTCAGGAGCGGTGCGCATCGAGAATCTTCGTCAGGTCGATACCGAGCTCTCCCTGTTCGCCCTCGCGCCAGCCCTCACGCGCCGCCTTCTCGATTCGGTCGGCCGCCGGCAGCAGGCGCAGGCACGAGACCCGCTCGTCGTGCTGGTCGCCCCAGTAGAACCACAAGAACGCCAGGTGGACGTAGACCCGGCGGGGCCGTAGCCGGCTGTCGGTCACGTCCAGGGCTGGCCGGTTCTTCTCATCCACGATCAGGACCGCCGTGATCCCGCGCTGTTCCAGCTCATCCCGCAGCTCCGTCAAGAGCTGTTCCTGATACTCGCGCTGCCGCTTCTGGATCGGCCGCAGTTGCTCCATGCCCTGACACGCTCCTTTCGGCTTGACGGTGGGCGCGTGCGCCGCGCCCATGCCGAACGAGCTTCCGTCGAGGCGGGGGAACCTCTACACCGCGACTAAGGGACGTCTAGGGACGTCTCGTGTTAACGTCGCAGGCAGAGCCGCCGCGTCAGGAGGTACACCCCCGTGAGCGACACCCTGCGCCATGCCCTTGCCCGGGCCAGACTCGGAACCGTCGACGTCGCCGCCGCCCTCGAAGTGGACCCCAAGACGGTCGACCGCTGGCTCAAGGGCCGCGTCCCCTACCCCCGCCACCGCTGGGCACTGGCTGACATGCTGCAAGTCGACGAGAGTGACCTGTGGCCCGACGTCGCCCAACCGCGGCGAACCATTTCCCATGAAGTGAAAGCCGTCTATCCCCACCGCTGGGCCGTACCGCAGAACATCTGGCGGCGGCTCTTCCAGGGCGCAAGTCGCGAGATCGACATCCTGACCTACAGCAGCCTGTTCCTCGCTGAGGACACCGGCATGATCCGCCTGCTCGCCAGCAGAGCCGAGGTAGGCGTGAAGATCCGCATCCTTCTCGGCGATCCGGACAGTCCCGAGGTGGCCGCCCGAGGAGCCGAAGAAGGCATCGGAGCCGACGTCATGGCCGCCCGAGTACGCAACGCCCTGATGCTGTACCGGCCGCTCCGGAAGGTCGACGGCGTGGAGGTCCGCCTCCACCGCACGACGCTCTATAACTCCATCTACCGGGCCGACAGCGAACTTCTCGTGAACGTCCACGCCTACGGCACCGCAGCGGCCCAAGCCCCCGTGTTGTACCTCACGGCCACCAGGGACGAAGACAGCACAGCCGTCTACCTCACCAGCCTCGAACGCGTCTGGGCCACAGCCGAACCGCTCTGCTGACAGCCCGTCTCGCGGCCGAAAGCAACTTTTCTTCTCGCTATCAAGGGCGAGCCGCCTACGGCGGCCCGCCTCGCGCTGGACGGCCAGCCGGCCGGGCGTGCGGCTCTTCGGCCGGTCCCGGCCGGCGCGTCCGCGCGCTCCCAGCCGCCAAGACGGAACGCCAGACGAGCGAAGACCACCGCGGCCAGGAGGACCAGAGCGACGGGGCCAACTCGCCGAGGCGATCCAAAGGAAAGAGCCGCAAGGGGGCTCCGCCCCCTGCACCCCCGGCCCTCCTCGGAGAGGAGCAGGGGACTGTGCAGGTAAGGGTGGTCATCTCCTCGCCGGTCACCCCGAAGGGATGCCATACCGGCCGCCCAAGGTCAAGCCGTCGAGTGCGGGCAGGACAACCAGCCAGAGCGGAAGGTCACCGGGAGTGTGTACACGCGAACGACGGCTTGACCCCAGGCGTCCGGCCTGGCATGGCTGCGCCTGCCCGACGAGGAGATGACCACCCACTGTGCTTGGCTGCGCGGGGTAGAGTTCCGCCAGCTCTCGAGGTTCACCTTCCAATCGAGATCACACTTCGGCAGCTCTTTACTACTTGCTGCTTTGCCTCGCTAGGCTGCTTGGGATCTAGACGAGGAGGCGGCGAGTGTCTGACCGTGTCATTGAGAACCCGATCATCAACTCGCCCTACCTCCCGCCCAGCAGACACTTCGAGTTCGACAGGCATGGCGTCCCCGGCGACATCAAGGAGGGGCGTCGTCCGAGCTCCTTCTTCATTCCGGTCCCCAGGGCGCGCAAACGCGGTGCCCAGGGCGAGCTGGACTTCCCGGAACTCGGTCTGGACGGCGATCAGATCGAGGAGAACCACTTCGTCAACGCCATCCGCCGCAGGGTGGACAGGTGGCGGCGGTCCGGCTACCGAGACGTGACCCCCACCTCTCGCCGCCTCCTCGAATACTGGAACGATCCCGACCGCGACAACCGGATCCTGTTCTGCCAGCGGGAGGCAGCCGAGACGGCGATCTACCTCGCGGAGGCCGTGCACAAAGAGGGCGACTCCTCCATTCACAACCAGCTCGCCGCATTCAATGCGGAGTACAACGCGGGCCTGAACCGGATCGCGCTCAAGATGGCGACGGGTTCCGGTAAGACGGTTGTAATGGCGATGTTGATCGCCTGGCAGACCCTCAACAAGGTCGCCAGCCCGCAGGACAAGCGCTTCGCTAAGCGCTTCTTGGTGGTCGCCCCTGGCCTGACCATCCGCGACCGGCTCCGGGTGCTGTTGCCTGAGGACGAGGACAACTACTACCGGATGCGGGACCTCATCCCGGCGGACCTGTACGGCTCGCTGAGCCAGGCGAAGATCGCAATTACGAACTACCATGCCTTCCAGCGCCGAGAGACCAAGCTCGGCCAAGGGGTAGCCAGGACCACCAAGGACCTACTGGCCGGCAAGTCCGGCGCCGCCAGCCCGTTCCTGGAGACGCCCGGTCAGATGGTCGCCCGCGTCTGCCGCGAGCTGGGCACCAGTAAGTCAGAGGTCGTCGTGCTTAACGATGAGGCCCACCACTGCTATCGGGACCGGGTTGACGACCCCGAGACCGGCGCCGAGGTCGACCTCGCCGGGGAGGCTAAGAAGGAGGCAGCCGAGAGCGTCGAGGAGGCGCGAGTCTGGTTCAAGGGGCTACAGGCGGTCAAGAGGCATCTGGGCGTTAAAGCGGTCTACGACCTGTCGGCCACCCCGTTCTTCCTGGCGGGCTCCGGCTATAAGGAGGGCACGCTCTTCCCCTGGGTGGTCAGTGACTTCTCACTGATCGACGCCATCGAGTCGGGCATCGTCAAGATTCCTCGGGTACCGGTGGACGATAACCGCACCTCGGTCGACGTCACTTACCTCCAGCTCTGGCAGAACATCCGCGACCAGCTCCCCAAGAGGGGGCGTAAAGATTCCATGGTCAACGCCGATTATCTGCCGCCCGCACTGGAGGGAGCGCTGCGCAGCCTCTACGACTCCTATCGCAAGGCGTTCGAAGCGTGGGAGGGCTCAGAAGCGGCCCGCCAGGGCGACCCGCCCCCCGTTTTCATCGTGGTTTGCAACAACACGACTGTCTCGAAGATGGTCTACGACTGGATCGGCGGCTGGGACAGGCAGATCGATGACGAGACCACCGTCCCGGTCCGCGGCAAGCTGCCGCTCTTCTCCAACGTGGACGAGGACGGCCGATGGTTGCACCGGCCACCCACCATCCTCGTTGACTCCGAGCAGTTCGAGAAAGGTGAGCTCACCGTCGAGTTCCGCAAGGCGTTGAGCCACGAGATCGAGGAATTCAAGCAGGAGTACGCCCGGCGTTTCCCCGGCCGCTCTGCGGATGACATCGATGATGCTGAGATCCTGCGGGAGGTGATGAATACCGTTGGCAAGAAGGGCAAGCTCGGCGAGCACGTTCGCTGTGTGGTCAGTGTCTCCATGCTCACCGAGGGCTGGGACGCCAACACCGTCACTCACATCCTCGGCGTGCGTGCTTTCGGTACGCAACTGCTCTGTGAGCAGGTGGTCGGTCGTGGCCTGCGCCGGCGCTCTTATGCGGTGGACGAGAACGGTTTCTTCACGCCTGAGTACGCCGACGTATATGGCGTGCCGTTCCAGTTCATGCCGACTGCTGGGCAGATCGTCGACCCGAAAATCCGGGTCACCCGCAGGGTTCACGCTGTCTCTGGGCGGGAGCACGCGGAGATCGTTTTCCCGCGGCTCGTCGGCTACCGGATTGAGCTACCAGACGAGGAACTGGACGCCGACTTCTGTGAGGAGAGCAACTTCCGCTTGTTCACGGACATGATCCCTACTGAAACCCTGGTCGCAGGGGTGGCAGGGGACACTGGGGACCATACGCTGGAGGACCTCGCCAGGAAGCGCGAGCAGGAGGTCGCATACCACCTCGCCGAGCGCGTGATGCTCGGTTATCTGACAGATCCGGACGACCGGAAGCCGTGGCTCTTCCCGCAAATCGTGCATATCACTAAGCGATGGCTGGCCGAGTGCGTCATGTACGGCCCGGATACCTTCGTCGGGTTGTTCCTGATCGCCCAGATCTCTGACCAAGCAGCACGTCGGATCAAGGACTCAATCCTCACGACCAAGGGCGCTCGTCAGCCCCGGTCGCTGCCCATCTTCCGGCAGTTCGATCACGTCGGCTCCACCAAGGAGGTGGACTTCTTCACCACGAAGCAGGTTTTCCGTACTGACGAGCGGAAGAGCCACGTCAACTTTGTGGTGCTCGACGGGGCCGAGGGCAACACGTGGGAGGAGAAGGTCTCCCGAATTCTGGAGCTGGACGAGCGCGTCGCTGCTTATGTGAAGAACGACCACCTCAGTTTCAGCATCCCATACACAATCAATGGACAGACCCGGCAGTACCTTCCTGACTTCTTGGTACGGCTGGCGCCGCTATCGGCGCACGACGACGAGGTACGCACGCTCATCGTCGAGGTGTCCGGCAGCCACAAACCCGAGGACTCCACACACGAGAAGGCCGTGACGGCTCGTGACCGCTGGGTCCCTGCGGTCAACAACCACGGTGGTTTCGGCCGATGGAGCTACTGCGAGCTAAAGGATCCGGAGAAGTTCGGAGCCCACCTGAACGATGCGATCCAGGCGTTGTACGGAGGCTACGGAACAAGCGCCCAGATCGGCCCCGACTGGGGCTATGACTCCACGACCTCAACGATCTCTGCTGGCGAAGGGAAGTAGCGGGATGCAACCGAAGAAGACCTCCGGACCGACCGTCGTCGAGTCGTTCACGCACGAGGACAAGCGGACCAACATCCCGACCGCCGACTCCCACGAGCTTCTTGACGAGGAGGCTGCCACCGTCGCCCAGTTGCGCTATCCGCGCAATCCCGAGCTGGACCCGCAGCTCGTCTGGATGGGTAAGGACGAGCAGGACGCCGACGATCTGGTTGTGGATGCTCCGCCGATCTATATACAGGAGAAGATCAACCCGCGTGTTCTGATCGAGAATCTCCGCCGTACGGCGGAGCGTCCCGAGGACGAGCCCGAGCTCACGCTCTTTGACGACTTCGACGGCCTATCAGGCTTCGAATCGGTCGAGTATTACCAGCACGAGGCCAACTGGTCCAATCGGATGATCCTCGGCGACTCTCTCCAGGTCATGGGCTCGCTCGCGGAGAAGGAGAACCTGCGCGGCAAGGTCCAGATGATTTACATCGACCCGCCATACGGCATCAAATTCGGCTCGAACTTCCAGCCGTTTGTGGGAAAGCGCGATGTCAAAGACGGCAAGGCGGAGGATGTCACCCGTGAGGTCGAACAGATCAGGGCGTTCCGCGACACCTGGAAGCTGGGCATTCACTCTTATCTCGGCTACCTACGGGACCGCCTGATTGTTGCCCGTGACCTGCTCACCGCCTCGGGAAGCGTCTTCGTCCAGATAGGCGATGAGAACGTTCACTTGGTTCGTTCCCTCCTTGATGAAGTCTTTGGAGTCGAGAACTTCGTTTCACAAATTACGTTCCTGAAGACAAGCTCTTCTACCAGCGAGTTCGGTGGAATTGCTGACTATATTGTTTGGTATGCCCGTGATCGATCCCTCATGAAATACCGCCAGTTATTCTCGTTGAAGACCACGGCCGGGTCTGGTGGATCGGGATATACGCAGGTGGAGCTTCCTGATGGAACTAGGCGCCCTCTAACGAAGGATGAGGTGCTGAGTAATGGCTTGCTGCCAGTCGGTAGCAGGATATTCTCTGCAGATAATCTGACTAGCCAGAGTGCTGGTCGCGAGAAAGGTGAGGGGGCTGCATCCTGGTTCGAGGTGACTCTCAATGGAAGAAAGTACGATCCGGGAATGAAGGCTCGATGGAAAACCAATGAAGCTGGAATGGCTCGCCTCCTTTTGGCGGGGCGGGTCCTAGAGCCAACCAAGCGAGGCGCGAAGCTCTCTTACTTGCGGTATTTGGACGATTTCCCTGCCATGCCAATAGGGAACGTGTGGACCGATACGCTGGGGCAGAACCAGTTCGGCGGCGAGAAGACGTACGTGGTTCAGACGGCGCTTCCTGTAGTTGAGCGCTGCATGCTCATGACGACCGACCCCGGTGACCTCGTCCTCGACCCTACCTGCGGTTCCGGCACCACCGCCTATGTTGCCGAGGAGTGGGGACGCAGGTGGATCACCATCGACACCTCCCGAGTATCACTGGCTCTCGCTCGGTATCGGATCATGGGCGCCAAACTTCCTGCCTATTTACTTTCCGATTCCAGGGAGGGCCAGGCCCAGGAGTCCAAGCTGACAGGGCAGGCGCCGCTTCCCGGCCCTTACAAGGGTGACGTCCGCAAGGGATTTGTCTACAAGAGAGTCCCGCACATCATGCTCAGCTCGATCGCGCGCAACCCTGATATCAAGGAGGGGATGTCCCGAGAGGAAATCGAGGCCGCCATCAGGCGCCATTCAGAGCAGGAGCTTCTCTACGACCAGCCGTACGAGGACAAGAAGAAGGTCCGCGTGGCCGGGCCGTTCACCGTGGAGTCTCTGGCCCCGCATAAGACGATTACGCCGGCCGTGCAGACCAGGACGGAGCAGGCGGCGACGGAGCTGGATGCCTCCGGGTTTGAGCAGTCGGTTCTGGAGAATCTCGCCAAGGCGGGTGTGCAGAACGGCCGGAAGGGTGAGCGGCTGGAGTTTGAGTCACTGGTGCCGTTCGCCGGGGAGCTAATTAACGCCGAGGGTATCCAGAAGACGGACGAGGAGGGAGCGCCGCAGCGGATAGCGGTGAGCATCGGTCCCCGTTACGGCACCGTGGATCCGGAGTGGATTCGACGGGCGGCCCGCGAGTCGCTTAAGGGGATCGGTTTCGACCTTCTCATTGTCTGCGCCTTCGCCTTCGACCCCCAAGCGCTGAAGACGACCGAGGAGTTTAAGCCGGACCCGGAGGAGTTCGCCTCTGTCCAGGAGTTGCGGAGGCTCGGCAAGCTCCCGATCCAGCTGGTCCGGATGAACTCCGACTTGGTCATGGCAGACGTGCTGAAGAAGACCGAGACCGGCAACCTGTTCATGGTCTTCGGCGAGCCGGACATCAACATCGAGCGCACAGATGAAGGGGTGGTCGTTGAGCTCCTTGGCGTCGATGTATACGACCCCATGCGTGGTGAGATCCGGTCGAGAGGTACGGGTGACATCGCTCTCTGGATGATCGACACAGATTATGACGGGGAGTCATTCTTCGTCCGGAACTGCTACTTCACGGGCGGTCAGAAGCCATACGAACGGTTGAAGAAGGCTCTCAAGGCCGATATCGATGAGGCCGCGTGGGAGCAGCTGTACACGACCCGCTCCCAGCCGTTCCCGCTGCCCAGCAGTGGAAAGATCGCGGTCAAGGTGATCAACCACTATGGTGACGACCTGACTTGGCTCACGTTTCAAGATTGTCGCTGAGCGCGAGGCGTTGACCTCGTGGTTCCCCGTCGGGAACGGCGAAAAGTGCGCACT
This region includes:
- a CDS encoding HD domain-containing protein yields the protein MGQAAWARDLAERLLAKALPRRWAHTKGVAARAVSLAPILGDEADALTAAAYLHDIGYSPELVDTGFHPLDGARYLRDVAGADERLCRLVAHHSCAVNEAAERGLLDVLNAEFAQERPELAEALTYCDMTTGPDGRHLDVTERLAEIHSRYGPEHLVSRSITMSTPCILLAVRTIEAALRVRTAHRSDG
- a CDS encoding GntR family transcriptional regulator → MRTAPERRKAWLTGQRVSGKLAERLRERITTGVYPVGRALPSETALTAEFRVARNTVRRALRALEAEGLIVTVPSKGRLVQGADAPVDASYRYQLIARELRRRIERGDLGPGDLLPSEAELRWLYEASRNTVRQAFAELEREGLIVSRQGKGRFVRSDE
- a CDS encoding XRE family transcriptional regulator encodes the protein MSDTLRHALARARLGTVDVAAALEVDPKTVDRWLKGRVPYPRHRWALADMLQVDESDLWPDVAQPRRTISHEVKAVYPHRWAVPQNIWRRLFQGASREIDILTYSSLFLAEDTGMIRLLASRAEVGVKIRILLGDPDSPEVAARGAEEGIGADVMAARVRNALMLYRPLRKVDGVEVRLHRTTLYNSIYRADSELLVNVHAYGTAAAQAPVLYLTATRDEDSTAVYLTSLERVWATAEPLC
- a CDS encoding BPTD_3080 family restriction endonuclease; translation: MSDRVIENPIINSPYLPPSRHFEFDRHGVPGDIKEGRRPSSFFIPVPRARKRGAQGELDFPELGLDGDQIEENHFVNAIRRRVDRWRRSGYRDVTPTSRRLLEYWNDPDRDNRILFCQREAAETAIYLAEAVHKEGDSSIHNQLAAFNAEYNAGLNRIALKMATGSGKTVVMAMLIAWQTLNKVASPQDKRFAKRFLVVAPGLTIRDRLRVLLPEDEDNYYRMRDLIPADLYGSLSQAKIAITNYHAFQRRETKLGQGVARTTKDLLAGKSGAASPFLETPGQMVARVCRELGTSKSEVVVLNDEAHHCYRDRVDDPETGAEVDLAGEAKKEAAESVEEARVWFKGLQAVKRHLGVKAVYDLSATPFFLAGSGYKEGTLFPWVVSDFSLIDAIESGIVKIPRVPVDDNRTSVDVTYLQLWQNIRDQLPKRGRKDSMVNADYLPPALEGALRSLYDSYRKAFEAWEGSEAARQGDPPPVFIVVCNNTTVSKMVYDWIGGWDRQIDDETTVPVRGKLPLFSNVDEDGRWLHRPPTILVDSEQFEKGELTVEFRKALSHEIEEFKQEYARRFPGRSADDIDDAEILREVMNTVGKKGKLGEHVRCVVSVSMLTEGWDANTVTHILGVRAFGTQLLCEQVVGRGLRRRSYAVDENGFFTPEYADVYGVPFQFMPTAGQIVDPKIRVTRRVHAVSGREHAEIVFPRLVGYRIELPDEELDADFCEESNFRLFTDMIPTETLVAGVAGDTGDHTLEDLARKREQEVAYHLAERVMLGYLTDPDDRKPWLFPQIVHITKRWLAECVMYGPDTFVGLFLIAQISDQAARRIKDSILTTKGARQPRSLPIFRQFDHVGSTKEVDFFTTKQVFRTDERKSHVNFVVLDGAEGNTWEEKVSRILELDERVAAYVKNDHLSFSIPYTINGQTRQYLPDFLVRLAPLSAHDDEVRTLIVEVSGSHKPEDSTHEKAVTARDRWVPAVNNHGGFGRWSYCELKDPEKFGAHLNDAIQALYGGYGTSAQIGPDWGYDSTTSTISAGEGK
- a CDS encoding site-specific DNA-methyltransferase, whose translation is MQPKKTSGPTVVESFTHEDKRTNIPTADSHELLDEEAATVAQLRYPRNPELDPQLVWMGKDEQDADDLVVDAPPIYIQEKINPRVLIENLRRTAERPEDEPELTLFDDFDGLSGFESVEYYQHEANWSNRMILGDSLQVMGSLAEKENLRGKVQMIYIDPPYGIKFGSNFQPFVGKRDVKDGKAEDVTREVEQIRAFRDTWKLGIHSYLGYLRDRLIVARDLLTASGSVFVQIGDENVHLVRSLLDEVFGVENFVSQITFLKTSSSTSEFGGIADYIVWYARDRSLMKYRQLFSLKTTAGSGGSGYTQVELPDGTRRPLTKDEVLSNGLLPVGSRIFSADNLTSQSAGREKGEGAASWFEVTLNGRKYDPGMKARWKTNEAGMARLLLAGRVLEPTKRGAKLSYLRYLDDFPAMPIGNVWTDTLGQNQFGGEKTYVVQTALPVVERCMLMTTDPGDLVLDPTCGSGTTAYVAEEWGRRWITIDTSRVSLALARYRIMGAKLPAYLLSDSREGQAQESKLTGQAPLPGPYKGDVRKGFVYKRVPHIMLSSIARNPDIKEGMSREEIEAAIRRHSEQELLYDQPYEDKKKVRVAGPFTVESLAPHKTITPAVQTRTEQAATELDASGFEQSVLENLAKAGVQNGRKGERLEFESLVPFAGELINAEGIQKTDEEGAPQRIAVSIGPRYGTVDPEWIRRAARESLKGIGFDLLIVCAFAFDPQALKTTEEFKPDPEEFASVQELRRLGKLPIQLVRMNSDLVMADVLKKTETGNLFMVFGEPDINIERTDEGVVVELLGVDVYDPMRGEIRSRGTGDIALWMIDTDYDGESFFVRNCYFTGGQKPYERLKKALKADIDEAAWEQLYTTRSQPFPLPSSGKIAVKVINHYGDDLTWLTFQDCR